The following are encoded in a window of Saccharothrix longispora genomic DNA:
- the prcA gene encoding proteasome subunit alpha has translation MTMPLYASPEQVLRDRSEYARKGIARGRSVVVLRYADGVLFVAENPSSTLHKVSEIYDRIGFAAVGRYSEFENLRQAGIRFADIRGYQNDPRDVTGRSLANVYAQTLGSIFTEQIKPMEVEICVAEVGATPEQDTLYRLTYDGSIVEEPLYTVMGGQAEATGNALKDAYTESLALAEAVRVAVKALSTGSTSTGNGKPDLLDGAKLEVAVLERDRPRRAFRRITGAALTDLLPAEAEPASEPEAPAGKTGAAKKKPVTDVDLPPNDDKS, from the coding sequence GTGACGATGCCGTTGTACGCCTCACCCGAGCAGGTGCTCCGCGACCGCTCGGAGTACGCCCGCAAGGGCATCGCCCGCGGTCGCAGCGTCGTCGTGCTCCGGTACGCCGACGGTGTGCTGTTCGTGGCCGAGAACCCCTCCAGCACGCTGCACAAGGTGTCGGAGATCTACGACCGCATCGGGTTCGCCGCGGTCGGCCGGTACAGCGAGTTCGAGAACCTGCGGCAGGCGGGCATCCGGTTCGCCGACATCCGCGGCTACCAGAACGACCCGCGCGACGTGACCGGCCGGTCGCTGGCCAACGTGTACGCCCAGACCCTGGGCTCGATCTTCACCGAGCAGATCAAGCCGATGGAGGTCGAGATCTGCGTGGCGGAGGTCGGTGCCACGCCCGAGCAGGACACCCTGTACCGCCTCACCTACGACGGCTCGATCGTCGAGGAGCCGCTGTACACGGTGATGGGCGGCCAGGCCGAGGCCACGGGCAACGCCCTGAAGGACGCCTACACCGAGAGCCTGGCGCTGGCCGAGGCCGTGCGGGTCGCCGTGAAGGCGCTGAGCACGGGCTCCACCAGCACCGGCAACGGCAAGCCGGACTTGCTGGACGGCGCCAAGCTGGAGGTGGCCGTCCTGGAGCGCGACCGCCCGCGCCGTGCGTTCCGGCGCATCACGGGCGCCGCCCTGACCGACCTGCTGCCCGCGGAGGCGGAACCGGCCTCCGAGCCGGAGGCCCCGGCGGGCAAGACGGGTGCGGCGAAGAAGAAGCCGGTCACGGACGTCGACCTGCCGCCGAACGACGACAAGTCCTGA
- the dop gene encoding depupylase/deamidase Dop, protein MRRIMGTEVEYGISVPGDATANPVLTSTQVVLAYAAAADIPRARRARWDYEVESPLRDARGFDLGAPGHHPGDNDVEDLGAANVILTNGARLYVDHAHPEYSAPEVTNARDAVIWDKAGERVMEEAAMKAATVPGQPRLQLYKNNVDGKGASYGTHENYLMQRSTPFTAVIAGLTPFFASRQVVVGSGRVGLGPAGEEAGYQLSQRSDYIEVEVGLETTLKRGIINTRDEPHADADKYRRLHVIIGDANLAEYSTYLKCGTTSLVLDMIEAGRRFDDLRLLDPVRAVHRISHDPTLKTRVELAGGRKFTGLDIQFAYYERASEFVEKEGYGDRDVLRVWGEVLDALARDPQECADRLDWVAKLRLLEGYRARDGLAWGSPRLSLVDLQYSDVRLDKGLYNRLVARGSMKRLVSEEEVRAAVLAPPEDTRAYFRGRCLERYPTSVAAASWDSVIFDLGRESLVRIPTLEPLRGTKAHVGALLEASDTAEQLVEALTRG, encoded by the coding sequence ATGCGGCGGATCATGGGGACCGAAGTGGAGTACGGCATCTCGGTGCCGGGGGACGCGACGGCGAACCCGGTGCTCACCTCGACACAGGTGGTGCTGGCCTACGCGGCCGCCGCCGACATACCGCGGGCCCGGCGGGCGCGCTGGGACTACGAGGTCGAATCGCCGCTGCGCGACGCGCGCGGCTTCGACCTCGGCGCGCCCGGCCACCACCCCGGCGACAACGACGTCGAGGACCTCGGCGCGGCCAACGTCATCCTCACCAACGGCGCGCGCCTCTACGTCGACCACGCCCACCCGGAGTACTCCGCGCCGGAGGTCACCAACGCGCGGGACGCCGTGATCTGGGACAAGGCGGGGGAGCGGGTGATGGAGGAGGCGGCCATGAAGGCGGCCACCGTCCCCGGCCAGCCCCGCCTCCAGCTCTACAAGAACAACGTCGACGGCAAGGGCGCCAGCTACGGCACCCACGAGAACTACCTGATGCAGCGCAGCACGCCGTTCACGGCCGTGATCGCGGGCCTCACGCCGTTCTTCGCGTCCCGGCAGGTCGTGGTCGGCTCCGGCCGCGTCGGCCTCGGCCCGGCGGGCGAGGAGGCCGGCTACCAGCTGTCGCAGCGCTCCGACTACATCGAGGTCGAGGTCGGCCTGGAGACGACGCTCAAGCGGGGCATCATCAACACCCGCGACGAGCCGCACGCCGACGCCGACAAGTACCGCCGGCTGCACGTCATCATCGGCGACGCCAACCTCGCCGAGTACTCCACCTACCTCAAGTGCGGCACGACCTCGCTGGTGCTGGACATGATCGAGGCGGGTCGCCGGTTCGACGACCTGCGGCTGCTCGACCCGGTCCGCGCGGTGCACCGGATCAGCCACGACCCGACCCTCAAGACCCGCGTCGAGCTGGCCGGCGGGCGCAAGTTCACCGGCCTGGACATCCAGTTCGCCTACTACGAGCGGGCCTCGGAGTTCGTCGAGAAGGAGGGCTACGGCGACCGCGACGTGCTGCGCGTGTGGGGCGAGGTGCTCGACGCGCTGGCCCGCGACCCGCAGGAGTGCGCCGACCGCCTCGACTGGGTGGCCAAGCTGCGGCTGCTGGAGGGCTACCGGGCCCGGGACGGCCTGGCCTGGGGTTCACCGCGCCTGTCGCTGGTCGACCTCCAGTATTCCGACGTGCGCCTCGACAAGGGCCTCTACAACCGGCTCGTGGCCCGTGGCTCGATGAAGCGCCTGGTCAGCGAGGAGGAGGTGCGCGCGGCCGTGCTCGCCCCACCGGAGGACACCCGCGCCTACTTCCGGGGCCGCTGCCTGGAGCGCTACCCGACGTCCGTGGCCGCGGCGTCGTGGGATTCGGTGATCTTCGACCTCGGTCGGGAATCCCTCGTCCGCATCCCCACCCTGGAACCGCTGCGCGGCACGAAAGCCCACGTCGGAGCCCTGCTGGAGGCGTCGGACACGGCTGAGCAGCTCGTCGAGGCGCTCACCCGGGGCTGA
- a CDS encoding ubiquitin-like protein Pup, producing MSQEQVQKQGGGDGDDGGDGAAAAGQERREKLGEDVDAILDEIDDVLEENAEDFVRAYVQKGGE from the coding sequence ATGTCCCAGGAACAGGTCCAGAAGCAAGGCGGCGGTGACGGCGACGACGGTGGCGACGGCGCCGCGGCCGCCGGCCAGGAGCGCCGGGAGAAGCTCGGCGAGGACGTCGACGCCATCCTGGACGAGATCGACGACGTGCTGGAAGAGAACGCCGAGGACTTCGTCCGCGCGTACGTGCAAAAGGGCGGCGAGTAG
- a CDS encoding IclR family transcriptional regulator, producing MPGPIQSIERAAAVLRLLASGARRMGVAELARALELPKPTVHGILRTLQLVGFVEQSPDTGKYQLGPALFHIGSSYLDGNELRTRALNWSDSLAARSMESVRIGTLHENQVLVVHHVFRPDNSRQVMEVGALLPAHACALGKVLLADDPVGRSDDEPLKGYTTCTITDPDVLGEALEQVRERGWAADVEELVEGEVSLAAPIRDRRAVTVGAVGISGPVERLCDGDKRPRTELVSYVREAARSISRELGAIPW from the coding sequence GTGCCCGGACCGATCCAGTCCATCGAACGGGCAGCCGCGGTGTTGCGGCTGCTGGCCAGCGGCGCGCGCCGGATGGGGGTCGCCGAACTCGCCCGGGCCCTGGAGCTGCCCAAACCCACCGTGCACGGCATCCTGCGGACGTTGCAGCTGGTCGGGTTCGTCGAGCAGTCGCCGGACACGGGCAAGTACCAGCTCGGCCCGGCGCTGTTCCACATCGGCAGCAGCTACCTCGACGGCAACGAGCTGCGCACCCGGGCGCTGAACTGGTCGGACTCGCTGGCCGCGCGCAGCATGGAGTCGGTGCGCATCGGCACGCTGCACGAGAACCAGGTGCTGGTCGTGCACCACGTGTTCCGCCCGGACAACTCCCGGCAGGTGATGGAGGTCGGCGCGCTGCTGCCGGCCCACGCGTGCGCGCTGGGCAAGGTGCTGCTCGCCGACGACCCGGTCGGCCGGTCCGACGACGAGCCGCTGAAGGGGTACACCACCTGCACGATCACCGACCCGGACGTGCTCGGCGAGGCGTTGGAGCAGGTCCGGGAGCGCGGCTGGGCGGCGGACGTCGAGGAGCTGGTCGAGGGCGAGGTGTCGCTCGCGGCGCCGATCCGGGACCGGCGGGCGGTGACGGTCGGCGCGGTGGGGATCTCGGGGCCGGTCGAGCGGCTGTGCGACGGCGACAAGCGGCCGCGCACCGAGCTGGTGTCCTACGTCCGCGAGGCCGCGCGGTCCATCTCGCGCGAACTCGGCGCCATCCCCTGGTAA
- the glpK gene encoding glycerol kinase GlpK produces MTTNSTRPYVAAIDQGTTSSRCIVFDHGGAIVSVAQKEHRQIFPRPGWVEHDAEEIWANVLDVVHGALQKASLSKHDLAAVGITNQRETTLVWDRKTGKPVHNAIVWQDTRTDQLVKELGDQDRFREKCGLPLATYFAGPKVRWLLDHVDGLRERGERGEVLFGTMDTWLIWKLTGRHVTDVTNASRTMLMDLETLDWDDELVEAIGVPRAMLPEIRSSAEVYGTATGTLEGVPVASALGDQQAALFGQTCYSPGEGKCTYGTGSFLLVNTGDKPVRSDNGLLTTVGYKIGDQPASYALEGAIAVTGALVQWFRDKMGLIGSAPEIETLARSVEDNGGAYFVPAFSGLFAPHWRSDARGVIAGLTAYTGKGHIARAVLEATAWQTREVVDAMNADSGVELTTLKVDGGMTANNLLMGFLSDVLDVPVVRPIVAETTCLGAAYAAGLAVGYWSDTDTLREKWHKAAEWLPTMDARTRDKGYRKWKKAVERTVGWIDEDDNDE; encoded by the coding sequence GTGACCACCAACTCCACCCGGCCGTACGTGGCAGCGATCGACCAGGGCACGACCTCCTCGCGGTGCATCGTCTTCGACCACGGCGGCGCGATCGTGTCCGTCGCGCAGAAGGAGCACCGGCAGATCTTCCCGCGGCCAGGCTGGGTCGAGCACGACGCCGAGGAGATCTGGGCCAACGTGCTGGACGTCGTGCACGGCGCCCTCCAGAAGGCGTCGCTGAGCAAGCACGACCTCGCCGCCGTCGGCATCACCAACCAGCGCGAGACGACGCTGGTGTGGGACCGGAAGACCGGCAAGCCGGTGCACAACGCCATCGTCTGGCAGGACACCCGCACCGACCAGCTGGTCAAGGAGCTGGGCGACCAGGACCGGTTCCGCGAGAAGTGCGGCCTGCCGCTGGCCACCTACTTCGCCGGCCCCAAGGTGCGCTGGCTGCTCGACCACGTCGACGGTCTGCGCGAGCGCGGCGAACGCGGCGAGGTGCTGTTCGGCACCATGGACACCTGGCTCATCTGGAAGCTCACCGGCCGCCACGTCACCGACGTGACCAACGCGAGCCGCACCATGCTGATGGACCTGGAGACCCTCGACTGGGACGACGAGCTGGTCGAGGCGATCGGCGTGCCGCGCGCGATGCTGCCGGAGATCCGCTCCTCCGCCGAGGTCTACGGCACCGCGACCGGCACCCTGGAGGGCGTGCCCGTGGCGTCCGCGCTGGGCGACCAGCAGGCGGCGCTGTTCGGCCAGACCTGCTACTCGCCCGGCGAGGGCAAGTGCACCTACGGCACCGGCAGCTTCCTGCTGGTCAACACCGGCGACAAGCCCGTGCGGTCGGACAACGGCCTGCTCACCACCGTCGGCTACAAGATCGGCGACCAGCCCGCGTCGTACGCGCTGGAGGGCGCGATCGCGGTGACCGGCGCGCTGGTGCAGTGGTTCCGCGACAAGATGGGTCTGATCGGGAGCGCCCCCGAGATCGAGACGCTCGCCCGGTCGGTGGAGGACAACGGCGGCGCGTACTTCGTGCCCGCGTTCTCCGGCCTGTTCGCGCCGCACTGGCGGTCCGACGCGCGCGGCGTCATCGCGGGCCTGACCGCCTACACCGGCAAGGGGCACATCGCGCGGGCCGTGCTGGAGGCGACCGCGTGGCAGACGCGCGAGGTCGTGGACGCGATGAACGCCGACTCGGGCGTGGAGCTGACCACGCTGAAGGTCGACGGCGGCATGACCGCGAACAACCTGCTCATGGGTTTCCTGTCGGACGTGCTGGACGTGCCGGTGGTGCGGCCGATCGTCGCCGAGACGACGTGCCTGGGCGCCGCCTACGCGGCGGGGCTCGCGGTGGGCTACTGGTCGGACACCGACACCCTGCGCGAGAAGTGGCACAAGGCGGCCGAGTGGCTGCCGACGATGGACGCGCGGACGCGCGACAAGGGCTACCGCAAGTGGAAGAAGGCGGTCGAGCGGACCGTCGGCTGGATTGACGAGGACGACAACGATGAGTGA
- a CDS encoding MIP/aquaporin family protein — protein sequence MTNQSIFIGEFLGTALLLLLGNGVVAGVVLAKSKSNGAGWAVITFGWGFAVLAGAYAVAPLSGAHLNPAVTVGLAIHNGDWSTAPVYLAAQLLGAFTGAVLCWLAYYGQFREGNGDVLGVFATGPEVRNPVQNLTTEVIATFVLVFVILATGQTKGLETSGTGALIVALLVVGIGMSLGGPTGYAINPARDLGPRIAHAVLPIPGKGGSDWGYAWIPVAGPLLGGALAGLVDIAVY from the coding sequence ATGACCAACCAGTCGATCTTCATCGGGGAGTTCCTGGGCACGGCCCTGCTGCTGCTGCTCGGCAACGGCGTGGTGGCGGGCGTCGTGCTGGCGAAGTCCAAGTCGAACGGCGCGGGCTGGGCGGTGATCACGTTCGGCTGGGGCTTCGCCGTCCTCGCCGGGGCCTACGCCGTGGCCCCGCTGTCCGGCGCGCACCTCAACCCCGCCGTCACGGTCGGCCTCGCCATCCACAACGGCGACTGGTCCACCGCCCCCGTCTACCTCGCCGCGCAACTGCTGGGCGCGTTCACCGGCGCGGTGCTGTGCTGGCTCGCCTACTACGGCCAGTTCCGCGAGGGCAACGGCGACGTGCTCGGCGTGTTCGCCACCGGCCCCGAGGTCCGCAACCCCGTGCAGAACCTCACCACCGAGGTCATCGCCACGTTCGTGCTGGTGTTCGTCATCCTCGCGACCGGCCAGACCAAGGGCCTGGAGACCTCCGGCACCGGCGCGCTCATCGTCGCGCTGCTGGTCGTCGGCATCGGCATGTCGCTGGGCGGTCCCACCGGCTACGCCATCAACCCCGCGCGGGACCTCGGCCCCCGCATCGCGCACGCCGTCCTGCCGATCCCCGGGAAGGGTGGATCGGACTGGGGCTACGCCTGGATCCCCGTCGCCGGTCCGCTGCTCGGTGGAGCATTGGCCGGTCTGGTCGACATCGCCGTCTACTGA
- a CDS encoding bifunctional phosphatase PAP2/diacylglycerol kinase family protein, whose product MLRRVNSLDQALMRRSGALRAAPADGGLKLLSRAANHSALWLVLAAALAARKGVTRRAALRGVVSIAGASFSASLVAKRLFPRRRPAAELVREDRRLARRPTSSSFPSGHAASAAAFTTAVAMESPGLAAAVAPLAAAVAYSRVHTGVHWPSDVAAGAAIGAGAALLTQRWWPRHRTDAATARDHAALEPLVDGEGLVVVVNPGAGAGLGGADPTDAIAAEWPKATLVGIEDLDTVLADHAPRALGVAGGDGSVAAVASLAAVNRLPLVLIPAGTLNHFARDVGVAGLDDTARAVADGSGVLVDLAAVTVDGEGPRWFVNTASLGGYPDMVRLREQLQDRWGKWPAAAIAMFRVLRTSQPLPVEINGERHLIWMLFVGNGPYRPKGFAPTMRPALDAGLMDVRYIRADRRWSRTRFFAGALLGSLHRSRTYRHQETRWLDVEVLRGSVAIATDGEVGPTGSTFEFRSRPAALGIYRTQD is encoded by the coding sequence GTGCTCCGACGTGTGAACAGCCTGGACCAGGCACTGATGCGACGTTCCGGCGCACTGCGCGCCGCGCCCGCGGACGGTGGTCTCAAACTCCTGTCGCGGGCCGCGAACCACAGTGCGCTGTGGCTCGTGCTGGCCGCCGCGCTGGCCGCCCGCAAGGGCGTGACCAGGCGCGCGGCGCTGCGCGGGGTGGTGTCGATCGCCGGGGCGAGCTTCAGCGCGAGCCTCGTGGCCAAGCGCCTGTTCCCGCGCCGCAGGCCCGCCGCGGAGCTGGTGCGCGAGGACCGGCGGCTGGCCCGGCGGCCCACGTCGTCGTCGTTCCCGTCCGGTCACGCGGCGTCCGCCGCGGCGTTCACCACGGCCGTGGCGATGGAGTCGCCGGGGCTCGCGGCGGCGGTCGCGCCGCTCGCCGCGGCGGTGGCGTACTCGCGGGTGCACACGGGCGTGCACTGGCCCTCGGACGTGGCCGCGGGCGCCGCGATCGGCGCGGGCGCGGCCCTGCTCACCCAGCGCTGGTGGCCCCGGCACCGGACGGACGCGGCCACGGCCCGCGACCACGCCGCCTTGGAGCCGCTGGTCGACGGCGAAGGGCTGGTCGTGGTGGTCAACCCGGGCGCGGGCGCCGGGCTGGGCGGGGCCGATCCGACCGACGCCATCGCGGCGGAGTGGCCGAAGGCGACCCTGGTCGGCATCGAGGACCTGGACACGGTGCTCGCCGACCACGCGCCGCGCGCCCTGGGCGTCGCGGGCGGTGACGGCTCGGTGGCCGCCGTCGCCTCGCTGGCCGCGGTCAACCGGCTGCCGCTCGTGCTGATCCCGGCGGGGACGCTGAACCACTTCGCGCGCGACGTCGGCGTGGCGGGGCTGGACGACACGGCGCGGGCGGTCGCGGACGGCTCGGGCGTGCTGGTGGACCTGGCCGCCGTGACCGTCGACGGCGAGGGACCGCGCTGGTTCGTCAACACGGCGAGCCTCGGCGGCTACCCCGACATGGTGCGGCTGCGCGAGCAGCTCCAGGACCGGTGGGGCAAGTGGCCGGCCGCCGCGATCGCCATGTTCCGGGTGCTGCGCACGTCACAGCCCCTGCCGGTGGAGATCAACGGCGAGCGGCACCTGATCTGGATGCTGTTCGTCGGCAACGGCCCGTACCGACCGAAGGGCTTCGCACCGACGATGCGCCCCGCGCTGGACGCCGGCCTGATGGACGTGCGCTACATCCGCGCCGACCGCCGCTGGTCGCGCACCCGCTTCTTCGCCGGCGCCCTCCTCGGGTCGCTGCACCGCAGCCGCACGTACCGGCACCAGGAGACGCGCTGGCTCGACGTGGAGGTGCTGCGCGGCTCGGTGGCCATCGCGACGGACGGCGAGGTCGGTCCGACCGGCTCGACCTTCGAGTTCCGCTCCCGACCGGCCGCGCTGGGCATCTACCGCACCCAGGACTGA
- a CDS encoding glycerol-3-phosphate dehydrogenase/oxidase translates to MSEQRARAREALGHGAFDLVVIGGGALGIATTWAAARSGLRVALVEAGDFAGATSSASSKLVHGGLRYLAMGPGAVPMVRENHAERRALGDHLAPHLVRPLPFLVPVYRGGPHSRPVLGAGVVLYSALSGFGDGLGKVLSARRAVEYVPHLRTEGLRGAALYHDHQMNDSRVAITAARAAAEAGAVLLNHVEVVGMRRTGSRISGVELRDRVDGASFGVDATVVVNATGPWLDALRRMEDPSAAPSVRLSKGAHLVLRTDTPWRAAMTIPVDDVRVSFAIPWEGQLLLGTTDEAYEGDPADVRCSEADVAQILGEASTGITADALDRSRIAYTFAGLRVLPLSSGEGGSGDTSHAKRETVITAGRGGMISVAGGKWTTFRRIGAQVLARVGESLGRDLTGAFSDGVPAALPGAALPDRVTAQLGRELPSLPDDVLAHLATHYGTVSHEVLALALDDPSLLDRVHPDGPDIWAQVAHAGRFEWATEVDDVLRRRTTVVVRGLDTPSVRERTSELLALSA, encoded by the coding sequence ATGAGTGAGCAACGGGCGCGCGCCCGCGAAGCCCTGGGCCACGGCGCCTTCGACCTGGTGGTGATCGGCGGCGGCGCCCTCGGCATCGCCACGACGTGGGCCGCGGCCAGGTCGGGCCTGCGGGTGGCGCTGGTGGAGGCGGGCGACTTCGCGGGCGCGACGTCGAGCGCGTCGTCGAAGCTGGTGCACGGCGGCCTGCGGTACCTGGCGATGGGGCCGGGCGCGGTGCCGATGGTGCGGGAGAACCACGCCGAGCGGCGCGCGCTGGGCGACCACCTCGCGCCGCACCTGGTCCGACCCCTGCCGTTCCTGGTGCCCGTCTACCGGGGCGGGCCGCACTCGCGGCCCGTGCTCGGCGCGGGCGTGGTGCTGTACTCGGCGCTGTCCGGGTTCGGCGACGGGCTGGGCAAGGTGCTGTCGGCGCGGCGCGCCGTCGAGTACGTGCCGCACCTGCGCACCGAGGGCCTGCGCGGCGCGGCGCTGTACCACGACCACCAGATGAACGACTCGCGCGTGGCGATCACGGCGGCGCGCGCGGCGGCGGAGGCCGGGGCCGTGCTGCTCAACCACGTCGAGGTGGTGGGCATGCGCAGGACCGGGTCGCGGATCAGCGGCGTCGAACTGCGCGACCGGGTGGACGGGGCGTCGTTCGGCGTGGACGCGACCGTCGTGGTGAACGCGACCGGCCCGTGGCTGGACGCGCTGCGGCGGATGGAGGACCCGTCGGCCGCGCCGAGCGTCCGGCTGTCCAAGGGCGCGCACCTCGTGCTGCGGACCGACACGCCGTGGCGCGCCGCGATGACGATCCCGGTGGACGACGTGCGGGTGTCGTTCGCGATCCCCTGGGAGGGGCAACTGCTCCTGGGGACGACGGACGAGGCGTACGAGGGCGACCCGGCCGACGTGCGGTGCTCCGAGGCCGACGTCGCGCAGATCCTCGGCGAGGCGTCGACCGGCATCACCGCGGACGCCCTGGACCGCTCGCGGATCGCCTACACGTTCGCGGGCCTGCGCGTCCTGCCCCTGTCGTCGGGCGAGGGCGGTTCGGGCGACACCAGCCACGCGAAGCGCGAAACGGTGATCACCGCGGGCCGCGGCGGCATGATCAGCGTGGCGGGCGGCAAGTGGACGACGTTCCGCCGCATCGGGGCCCAGGTGCTGGCCCGCGTCGGCGAGTCCCTGGGCCGCGACCTGACCGGCGCGTTCTCCGACGGCGTGCCCGCCGCCCTGCCGGGTGCGGCTCTACCCGATCGTGTGACGGCCCAGCTCGGTCGGGAGCTGCCCTCGCTGCCGGACGACGTGCTGGCGCACCTGGCGACGCACTACGGCACGGTGAGCCACGAAGTGCTGGCCCTGGCCCTGGACGACCCGTCGTTGCTGGACCGCGTGCACCCGGACGGGCCGGACATCTGGGCGCAGGTGGCGCACGCCGGGCGCTTCGAGTGGGCGACCGAGGTGGACGACGTGCTGCGGCGCCGGACGACGGTCGTCGTGCGCGGGCTGGACACGCCGTCGGTGCGGGAGCGGACCAGCGAACTGCTGGCGTTGAGCGCCTGA
- the prcB gene encoding proteasome subunit beta, with protein sequence MDHSSTGRYPAASLPPAYLRPGSSSFTDFLRAQAPELLPTAGRFPEGTIQAPHGTTIVALTFRGGVVIAGDRRATMGNVIAQRDMKKVFITDDYSAVGIAGTAGIAVEIVRLYAVELRHYEKIEGVSLSLDGKANRLSAMIKGNLDAALAGLAVVPLFAGFDVEAADPERAGRIISYDVTGGRYEESQGYQAVGSGSLFAKSALKKLYNPDADAEGAVRAAIEALYDAADDDSGTGGPDVIRKIYPVVVTITADGAAHLPDEQTAAQAEAVVEGRRTRPAG encoded by the coding sequence ATGGACCACAGCTCGACCGGGCGCTACCCGGCCGCGTCGTTGCCCCCGGCCTACCTCAGGCCGGGGTCGTCGTCGTTCACCGATTTCCTCCGCGCCCAGGCGCCCGAACTGCTGCCCACGGCAGGCAGGTTCCCCGAAGGCACCATCCAGGCCCCGCACGGCACCACGATCGTGGCGCTCACGTTCCGCGGCGGTGTCGTGATCGCGGGCGACCGGCGCGCGACGATGGGCAACGTGATCGCCCAGCGCGACATGAAGAAGGTGTTCATCACCGACGACTACTCGGCGGTGGGCATCGCGGGCACGGCGGGCATCGCGGTCGAGATCGTGCGGCTCTACGCCGTCGAGTTGCGGCACTACGAGAAGATCGAGGGCGTCTCGCTGTCCCTGGACGGCAAGGCGAACCGGCTCTCCGCGATGATCAAGGGCAACCTCGACGCGGCGCTCGCGGGTCTCGCCGTCGTGCCCCTGTTCGCGGGCTTCGACGTGGAGGCGGCCGACCCGGAACGCGCGGGCCGCATCATCTCCTACGACGTGACCGGCGGTCGCTACGAGGAGTCCCAGGGCTACCAGGCCGTGGGGTCCGGTTCGCTGTTCGCGAAGTCGGCGCTGAAGAAGCTCTACAACCCGGACGCGGACGCCGAGGGCGCCGTGCGGGCGGCCATCGAGGCGCTGTACGACGCGGCGGACGACGACTCGGGCACCGGCGGCCCGGACGTGATCCGCAAGATCTACCCCGTGGTCGTCACGATCACCGCCGACGGCGCCGCGCACCTGCCCGACGAGCAGACCGCGGCGCAGGCCGAGGCCGTCGTCGAGGGTCGGCGCACCCGCCCGGCGGGCTGA